The following are encoded in a window of Nibricoccus aquaticus genomic DNA:
- a CDS encoding PAS domain S-box protein, with product MNTLLSPAPSVASPRPLPASTADNPSHDSDYRDIASLAASLCDAPMALIMMRTGEEYTVVATHGLSVTPELRAAGFCARTLAGSAPVFSLSDATADPAFRDAVCVRSEPGIRFYAGAKLTRAPGDVLGTICVLDRRVRSLSPSQENALTTLSRQIVNRAELTRMLTLRESETDRLRLALDRSETLQGIINQSGFIALRRRLSPGWPVDFVSENVTEFGLSPADLLDRTSEQLDFLHPDDRARIAAERAQFLASTATALTQRYRLVVPGQPIRWIDDVTRIVHPACGSEPRLQSVLHDVTVAVARKQHLHLMDQALKACNNGIVIVDAQHPDRPVIQVNPAFERITGYSPHEVLGRNCRFLQGNDHDQPALHELRAALASDTPCRVILRNYRKDGTLFWNELDISPVRSEHGLVTHFIGVQTDVTSRIQIEELLQRRDAIHQAASYAAEILLNASDYAAALPLALEQIGQATRADHVAVWRQHHGFAGSPLLSLDTLWGSDSQPSSRAALRDLLFENNAGWSSADALRQGRPVQNRRDACPPAEKSLWLALGAHSFVALPIFAGPGRFWGMMSIGFKNDSPPWPAQKIDALLSTTRVLGAVLLNRSTARAHLDSETRYRSLVSNLKEAVFQTDEAGFWTFLNPAWEEITGYSVAESLDTLFLNYVHPDDRDRNNELFLPLIERKKDYCRHEVRYLTKDGGYRWLEVFARLVLDDDERIRGTAGTLHDITERKLAEEDLGKQRAAIEAAIDGVAILDSKGCFTYLNTIHLELFGYTKTSELRGQSWRTLYTDDEVRRLEDAAFPALIQDGKWRGIATARRRDGTTFAEELSLTQIRDGGLVCVCRDITDRLRAEETIRTSLAEKEVLLKEIHHRVKNNMQIISSLLNLQLGHLHDETSRRLFAESQGRIASMALIHEKLYQSSDLGHIDFADYLRDLTENLVAAFGVSTRGIAFDLHVASIELGIDTAIPCGLIVNELVSNACKHAFAPGTPGRIEISLTRASADQFRLVVRDNGRGIPADFDLRQTKSLGMQLVKTLVRQLRGDLQIEPGPGAAFAITFREISRKTPA from the coding sequence GTGAATACTCTCCTGTCACCCGCCCCGTCCGTCGCATCTCCACGCCCGTTGCCCGCCAGCACCGCTGACAACCCGTCGCACGACTCCGACTACCGCGACATCGCCTCGCTCGCCGCCAGCCTCTGCGACGCGCCGATGGCGCTGATCATGATGCGCACGGGCGAAGAGTACACCGTCGTCGCCACCCACGGCCTGTCCGTCACTCCCGAACTTCGCGCCGCCGGCTTTTGCGCCCGCACCCTCGCCGGCTCCGCCCCGGTTTTCTCTCTCTCCGACGCCACCGCCGACCCCGCCTTCCGCGACGCCGTCTGCGTCCGCTCCGAGCCCGGCATCCGCTTCTACGCCGGCGCCAAACTCACCCGTGCCCCCGGTGACGTCCTCGGCACCATCTGCGTCCTAGACCGCCGCGTCCGCTCTCTTTCTCCCTCCCAGGAAAACGCTCTCACCACCCTCTCCCGCCAGATCGTCAACCGCGCCGAGCTCACCCGCATGCTCACCCTCCGCGAATCGGAGACTGATCGCCTCCGCCTCGCCCTCGACCGCTCCGAGACCCTCCAAGGCATCATCAACCAAAGCGGCTTCATCGCCCTCCGCCGCCGCCTCTCCCCCGGCTGGCCCGTCGATTTCGTCTCCGAAAACGTCACCGAGTTCGGCCTCTCCCCCGCCGACCTCCTCGACCGCACCAGCGAACAACTCGACTTCCTCCACCCCGACGACCGCGCCCGCATCGCCGCCGAGCGCGCCCAATTCCTCGCCAGCACCGCCACCGCCCTCACCCAGCGCTACCGCCTCGTCGTCCCCGGACAACCGATACGTTGGATCGACGACGTCACCCGCATCGTTCACCCCGCCTGCGGCAGTGAGCCCCGCCTCCAAAGCGTCCTCCACGACGTCACCGTCGCAGTCGCACGCAAGCAGCACCTCCACCTCATGGACCAGGCCCTCAAGGCCTGTAACAACGGCATCGTCATCGTCGACGCCCAGCACCCCGACCGCCCCGTCATCCAGGTCAACCCCGCCTTCGAACGCATCACCGGCTATTCCCCCCACGAAGTCCTCGGCCGCAACTGCCGCTTCCTCCAGGGCAACGACCACGACCAGCCTGCCCTCCACGAACTCCGCGCCGCCCTCGCCAGCGACACTCCCTGCCGCGTCATCCTCCGCAACTATCGCAAGGACGGCACCCTCTTCTGGAACGAACTCGACATCTCCCCCGTCCGCTCCGAACACGGCCTCGTCACCCACTTCATCGGCGTCCAGACCGACGTCACTTCCCGTATCCAGATCGAAGAACTCCTCCAACGTCGCGACGCCATTCACCAGGCCGCCAGCTACGCCGCCGAGATCCTTCTCAACGCCTCCGACTACGCCGCCGCCCTCCCGCTCGCCCTCGAACAAATCGGCCAGGCCACCCGCGCCGACCACGTCGCCGTCTGGCGCCAACACCACGGCTTCGCCGGTTCCCCGCTCCTTTCCCTCGACACTCTCTGGGGCTCCGACTCCCAGCCATCCTCCCGCGCCGCCCTCCGCGATCTCCTCTTCGAAAACAACGCCGGCTGGTCCTCGGCCGACGCCCTCCGCCAGGGCCGCCCCGTCCAAAACCGCCGCGACGCCTGCCCGCCCGCCGAGAAATCCCTCTGGCTCGCCCTCGGTGCCCACTCCTTCGTCGCCCTGCCCATCTTCGCCGGCCCCGGTCGCTTCTGGGGCATGATGTCCATCGGCTTCAAAAACGATTCTCCCCCCTGGCCCGCGCAAAAAATCGACGCCCTCCTCTCCACCACCCGCGTCCTCGGTGCCGTTCTCCTCAACCGCTCCACCGCCCGCGCCCACCTCGACAGCGAAACCCGCTACCGCTCCCTCGTCTCCAACCTCAAGGAAGCCGTCTTCCAGACCGACGAAGCCGGCTTCTGGACCTTCCTCAATCCCGCCTGGGAAGAAATCACCGGCTACTCCGTCGCCGAATCCCTCGACACTCTTTTCCTCAACTACGTCCACCCCGACGACCGCGACCGCAACAACGAGCTCTTCCTCCCGCTCATCGAGCGCAAAAAAGACTACTGCCGCCACGAGGTCCGCTACCTCACCAAAGACGGCGGCTACCGCTGGCTCGAAGTCTTCGCCCGCCTCGTCCTCGACGACGACGAGCGCATCCGCGGCACCGCCGGCACTCTCCACGACATCACCGAACGCAAACTCGCCGAAGAAGATCTCGGCAAGCAACGCGCCGCCATCGAAGCCGCCATCGACGGCGTCGCCATCCTCGATTCCAAGGGCTGCTTCACCTACCTCAACACGATCCACCTCGAACTTTTCGGATACACCAAAACCTCCGAACTCCGCGGCCAGTCCTGGCGCACACTCTACACCGACGACGAAGTCCGCCGCCTCGAAGATGCCGCCTTCCCCGCCCTCATCCAGGACGGCAAATGGCGCGGCATCGCCACCGCCCGCCGCCGCGATGGCACCACCTTTGCCGAGGAACTCTCCCTCACCCAGATCCGCGACGGCGGCCTCGTCTGCGTCTGCCGTGACATCACCGACCGCCTCCGCGCCGAGGAAACCATCCGCACCTCCCTCGCCGAAAAAGAAGTTCTCCTCAAAGAGATCCACCACCGCGTGAAGAACAACATGCAGATCATCTCCAGTCTGCTGAATCTCCAACTCGGCCACCTCCACGACGAAACCTCCCGCCGCCTCTTCGCCGAATCCCAAGGCCGCATCGCCTCGATGGCCCTCATCCACGAGAAACTCTACCAGTCCTCCGACCTCGGCCACATCGACTTCGCCGACTACCTCCGCGACCTCACCGAAAACCTCGTCGCCGCCTTCGGTGTCTCCACCCGCGGCATCGCCTTCGACCTCCACGTCGCCTCCATCGAGCTCGGCATCGACACCGCCATCCCCTGCGGCCTCATCGTCAACGAACTCGTCTCCAACGCCTGCAAACACGCCTTCGCCCCCGGCACCCCCGGCCGTATCGAGATTTCCCTCACGCGCGCCTCCGCCGACCAGTTCCGCCTCGTTGTCCGCGACAACGGCCGCGGCATCCCCGCCGACTTCGACCTCCGCCAGACCAAGTCCCTCGGCATGCAGCTCGTCAAAACCCTCGTCCGCCAGCTCCGCGGCGATCTCCAGATCGAGCCCGGCCCCGGCGCCGCCTTCGCCATCACCTTCCGGGAAATTTCCCGCAAAACCCCCGCCTGA
- a CDS encoding ATP-binding protein, whose amino-acid sequence MSTPSLLLVEDELLVAMDLRRRLESAGYTVLGVAMSGEDALTQARRLKPGLVLMDIHLQGDMDGIDTASRLLAELDLPIVFLTGNADATTLARAQAVAPFNFLSKPIKERELRFSIDIALHHHATQRELRRMRDELELRVELRTAAYREANTALQNEIARHADTVAALERARDDALAASRAKSQFLACVSHELRTPMNGILGMTEILLDSTRSNADRQCLSVVQASAQSLLGLIDNLLDYSHAHAGKIALTPAGFDLRNRLAPLLDSLEQRARSRQLVLTCEIAPEVPPLVYGDPLRLGQILLNLADNAIKFTDRGEIDILIGVRAREGSRVCLEVSVSDTGIGIPPELHANIFAPFVQADLSDSRRHGGLGLGLSISEQLVRIMGGRIWLQSAPGRGSTFSFLVWLETLDLPQHLDTANPLPSAQNTRHLPA is encoded by the coding sequence ATGAGCACGCCCTCCCTACTCCTCGTCGAAGACGAACTCCTCGTCGCCATGGACCTCCGCCGCCGTCTCGAATCCGCCGGCTACACCGTTCTCGGCGTCGCCATGTCCGGCGAAGACGCCCTCACCCAGGCCCGCCGGCTCAAGCCCGGCCTCGTCCTCATGGACATCCACCTCCAAGGCGACATGGACGGTATCGACACCGCCAGCCGCCTCCTGGCCGAACTCGATCTCCCTATCGTGTTTCTCACTGGCAACGCCGACGCCACCACCCTCGCCCGCGCCCAGGCCGTCGCCCCCTTCAACTTTCTCTCCAAACCCATCAAAGAACGCGAACTCCGCTTCAGCATCGACATCGCCCTCCACCACCACGCCACGCAGCGCGAACTCCGCCGCATGCGCGACGAACTCGAACTCCGCGTCGAACTCCGCACCGCCGCCTACCGCGAGGCCAACACCGCCCTCCAAAACGAAATCGCCCGCCACGCCGACACCGTCGCCGCCCTCGAACGCGCCCGCGACGACGCTCTCGCCGCCTCCCGCGCCAAAAGCCAGTTCCTCGCCTGCGTCAGCCACGAGCTCCGCACCCCCATGAACGGCATCCTCGGCATGACCGAGATCCTCCTCGATTCCACGCGCTCCAACGCCGACCGCCAGTGCCTCTCCGTCGTCCAGGCTTCCGCTCAAAGTCTCCTCGGCCTCATCGACAACCTCCTCGATTACTCCCACGCCCATGCCGGCAAAATCGCCCTCACCCCCGCCGGCTTCGACCTCCGTAACCGCCTCGCCCCGCTCCTGGACTCCCTCGAACAACGCGCCCGTTCCCGCCAGCTCGTCCTCACCTGCGAAATCGCCCCGGAAGTCCCCCCGCTCGTCTACGGCGATCCGCTCCGTCTCGGCCAGATCCTCCTCAACCTCGCCGATAACGCCATCAAGTTCACCGACCGCGGCGAGATCGACATCCTCATCGGCGTCCGCGCCCGCGAAGGCTCCCGCGTCTGCCTCGAAGTCTCCGTCAGCGACACCGGCATCGGCATCCCGCCCGAACTCCACGCCAACATCTTCGCCCCGTTCGTCCAGGCCGACTTGTCCGACTCCCGCCGCCACGGCGGCCTCGGTCTCGGTCTCTCCATCAGCGAACAACTCGTCCGCATCATGGGCGGCCGCATCTGGCTCCAAAGCGCCCCCGGCCGCGGCAGCACCTTCTCCTTCCTCGTCTGGCTCGAAACCCTCGACCTCCCCCAACACCTCGACACCGCCAACCCGCTCCCCTCAGCACAAAATACGCGTCACCTCCCCGCTTAA
- a CDS encoding response regulator transcription factor translates to MSVLPRVLVIDDDAAIRASVVRCLQGEGYRVLEAADGAQGVEVTLKEKPALIVIDVMMPRLGGVEAVEEMRRLGVAAPVLMLTTRNETPERVKGLKAGADDYLGKPFDKEELLARVHALLRKHERQAPAGRVLRFDELVVDLDQKAARKNGEDVALTRTEYALLELFAAHLGAAVTRDQMLDAVWGYTYFPSTRTVDTHIWRLRKKLGDNAENPRWLKRVQGQGYVLTCATG, encoded by the coding sequence ATGAGTGTTTTACCCCGTGTGCTGGTGATCGATGACGATGCGGCGATCCGCGCGAGCGTGGTGCGTTGTTTGCAGGGAGAAGGTTATCGCGTGCTCGAAGCGGCGGACGGCGCGCAAGGCGTCGAAGTGACGCTGAAGGAGAAACCGGCGCTGATCGTGATCGATGTGATGATGCCGAGGCTCGGCGGCGTGGAAGCGGTGGAGGAGATGCGGCGGCTGGGCGTGGCGGCGCCGGTGCTGATGTTGACGACGCGGAACGAGACGCCGGAGCGGGTGAAGGGATTGAAGGCGGGGGCGGACGATTACCTCGGGAAACCTTTCGACAAGGAGGAGCTGCTGGCGCGGGTGCATGCGCTGCTGAGGAAGCACGAGCGGCAGGCACCGGCGGGACGGGTGTTAAGATTTGATGAACTCGTCGTGGATCTTGACCAGAAGGCGGCGCGGAAAAATGGGGAGGACGTGGCGCTGACGCGGACGGAGTATGCGTTGCTGGAGTTGTTCGCGGCGCATCTGGGGGCGGCGGTGACGCGGGATCAGATGCTGGATGCGGTGTGGGGTTATACGTATTTCCCGTCGACGCGGACGGTGGACACGCACATCTGGCGTTTGCGGAAAAAACTCGGGGACAATGCGGAGAATCCGCGTTGGTTGAAGCGGGTGCAGGGGCAAGGGTATGTTTTGACCTGCGCAACCGGTTGA
- a CDS encoding O-antigen ligase family protein, which produces MATTLTDPPILPTTDMASRDIATDGPTTGEWMIAGLLAGNLAWTTLCLGGVRAETMVLSWALTGIALALQLALTAWTGGRSHAAGFWLLPFLGYAAVSVLFITPVPWIGKREWLGWAQMIATFWVSLNGLRRPGPRLVVIGTALGLAVFAVVLAAYQRFIAPDWLMMERTQVAQYIGRASGSFGNPNNFAALLALAIPPVLSLAWQRGATAFQRVLFGYLGLVLLLGIGLTISRGGWLALALALACWPLFARSQAWASRILLSATALGAVIMAGAALYSTVPLVKTRLDSLAKDRGEWSRPILWEASTQLFTSAPVLGTGAGSFNTLFERQRPERFNDEPQWVHNEYLNTLSDYGLTGFALFFGAVAVVAWKVAARAARAGVFAEVNVGWRAPGFTHAMSVGLLAFAAASFVDFHLKIPALCMMVALVAAEVVRRHWPAEEAGEPEPLRQLGGIVAAVAVVIVMLAVALPTYQAEASRYAGRQKIDALALNPNPTLNQQKETLTEARSLFGEALAFDDANGQAWADSAYASALWSHLAAHSRNELGKEAEASARQALARSELVPEFWIRLGVSLDMQGRWNEGSEAFLKALILAPGSSLVWYHQAYHLSLNPRAKKLAEAAAATCLRLDPAYLAARSLQQRLSSVP; this is translated from the coding sequence TTGGCCACCACACTGACAGATCCTCCGATTTTACCGACGACCGACATGGCATCGCGCGACATTGCAACGGATGGGCCGACGACCGGCGAGTGGATGATCGCGGGGTTGCTGGCGGGGAATCTGGCGTGGACGACGCTTTGTCTCGGAGGCGTGCGGGCGGAGACGATGGTGCTGAGCTGGGCGCTGACGGGGATCGCACTGGCGTTGCAACTGGCGCTGACGGCGTGGACGGGCGGGCGGTCGCACGCGGCGGGTTTCTGGCTGTTGCCGTTTCTCGGATACGCGGCGGTGAGCGTGCTTTTTATCACGCCGGTGCCGTGGATCGGAAAACGCGAGTGGCTGGGCTGGGCGCAGATGATCGCGACGTTTTGGGTTTCGCTGAACGGGCTCAGGCGTCCGGGACCGCGGCTGGTGGTGATCGGGACGGCGCTGGGGCTGGCGGTGTTTGCGGTGGTGCTGGCGGCGTACCAGCGGTTCATCGCGCCGGACTGGTTGATGATGGAGCGCACGCAGGTGGCGCAGTACATCGGGAGGGCGAGCGGGAGTTTTGGGAATCCGAACAACTTTGCGGCGCTGCTGGCGCTGGCGATCCCGCCGGTGCTCTCGCTGGCGTGGCAGCGGGGGGCGACGGCGTTTCAGCGGGTGCTCTTTGGGTATCTCGGGCTGGTGCTGCTGCTGGGGATCGGGCTGACGATCAGCCGAGGCGGATGGCTGGCGCTCGCGCTGGCGTTGGCGTGCTGGCCGCTGTTTGCGCGGAGCCAGGCGTGGGCGTCGCGTATCTTGCTTTCGGCGACGGCGCTGGGGGCGGTGATCATGGCGGGGGCGGCGCTTTATTCGACGGTGCCGCTGGTGAAGACGCGGCTGGACAGTCTGGCGAAGGACCGCGGGGAGTGGTCGCGGCCGATCTTGTGGGAGGCGTCGACGCAGTTGTTCACGAGCGCGCCGGTGCTGGGGACGGGCGCTGGGAGTTTCAACACGTTGTTCGAGCGGCAGCGGCCGGAGCGATTCAACGACGAGCCGCAGTGGGTGCATAACGAGTACCTGAATACGCTGAGCGATTACGGGCTGACGGGGTTTGCGCTGTTCTTCGGCGCGGTGGCGGTGGTCGCGTGGAAAGTGGCGGCGCGAGCGGCGAGGGCGGGAGTTTTTGCGGAGGTGAACGTGGGGTGGCGCGCGCCGGGGTTCACGCACGCGATGAGCGTGGGGCTGCTGGCGTTTGCGGCGGCGAGTTTCGTGGATTTTCACCTGAAGATCCCGGCGCTGTGCATGATGGTGGCGCTGGTGGCGGCGGAGGTGGTGCGGCGGCACTGGCCGGCGGAGGAGGCGGGCGAACCGGAACCGTTGAGGCAGTTGGGCGGCATCGTGGCGGCGGTGGCGGTGGTGATCGTGATGCTGGCGGTGGCGTTGCCGACTTATCAGGCGGAGGCGTCGCGTTATGCGGGCAGGCAGAAGATCGATGCGCTGGCGTTGAACCCGAATCCGACGCTGAACCAGCAGAAGGAGACGTTGACTGAGGCCCGTTCCCTATTCGGAGAGGCGCTGGCGTTCGATGATGCGAACGGGCAGGCGTGGGCGGATTCGGCGTATGCTTCGGCGCTGTGGTCTCACCTGGCGGCGCACAGCCGGAACGAGTTGGGCAAAGAGGCTGAGGCCTCTGCGCGGCAGGCACTTGCCCGGTCGGAGTTGGTGCCGGAATTCTGGATCAGGCTGGGCGTGTCGCTGGACATGCAGGGACGCTGGAATGAAGGGAGCGAAGCGTTTTTGAAGGCGCTGATTCTGGCTCCGGGGAGTTCGCTGGTTTGGTACCACCAGGCATATCACCTCAGTCTAAACCCTAGGGCAAAAAAGCTGGCGGAAGCGGCTGCGGCGACATGCTTGCGCCTTGACCCTGCCTACCTTGCTGCCAGATCTTTGCAGCAACGCTTAAGTTCGGTTCCGTAG
- a CDS encoding FecR family protein, producing MPRLFIRWFFAATLLFTAAGVAEAQTAAPAAPAEQPGGRILVARVTGEAFAMNPSDGLKFPVRTGSLLSEGQVITTGSGASVLFVLSNGATVSLGADSVLALEQFTQQPFGESYKMSTLTAEPSTSTTRLNLMRGELISDVKKLNKTGGSSFQIKTPVGAAGIRGTAFRIAFKPEGDRAAFALVMLEGVIEQTFGNRGRPVVVPQGKQVVVTGIEYNGRTGEVGAIPPVGEPTDVPASVQASLFQLVQQMLATVGSMTISATSIQGNGGSGGAGGGSTAEASAQSGEGLSPVSPSPGPQLPPARTSPTDGQPKG from the coding sequence ATGCCCCGTCTTTTCATCCGCTGGTTTTTCGCCGCCACGCTTCTGTTCACCGCAGCAGGCGTCGCGGAGGCGCAGACGGCGGCACCGGCCGCGCCAGCGGAGCAACCGGGCGGGCGGATCTTGGTGGCGCGTGTGACGGGCGAGGCGTTCGCGATGAACCCAAGCGATGGGCTCAAATTTCCCGTACGCACGGGTTCGTTGCTAAGCGAGGGCCAGGTGATCACGACGGGCTCGGGTGCGAGTGTGCTTTTTGTTTTGTCGAATGGCGCGACGGTCTCGCTCGGAGCGGACTCGGTGCTGGCGCTGGAGCAATTTACGCAGCAGCCGTTTGGAGAGTCGTACAAGATGAGCACGCTTACCGCGGAGCCATCGACCTCGACGACGCGGTTGAATTTGATGCGCGGCGAGTTGATCTCGGACGTGAAGAAGCTGAATAAAACGGGCGGTTCGAGTTTTCAGATCAAGACGCCGGTGGGGGCGGCCGGTATTCGCGGGACGGCTTTCCGGATCGCGTTCAAGCCGGAGGGGGATCGCGCGGCGTTTGCGCTGGTGATGCTCGAAGGCGTGATCGAACAGACTTTTGGCAATCGGGGACGTCCGGTGGTGGTGCCGCAGGGCAAGCAGGTCGTCGTCACGGGAATCGAATACAACGGCCGCACGGGCGAAGTGGGGGCGATTCCGCCGGTCGGCGAACCGACGGATGTGCCCGCTTCGGTGCAGGCATCACTGTTTCAGCTCGTGCAGCAGATGCTGGCGACGGTGGGATCGATGACGATTTCGGCGACGTCGATTCAGGGGAATGGCGGCTCGGGTGGTGCGGGTGGCGGCTCGACGGCAGAAGCGTCGGCGCAGAGCGGCGAAGGTCTTTCGCCGGTTTCACCTTCACCCGGTCCGCAACTGCCGCCTGCACGCACGTCGCCGACGGATGGACAGCCTAAGGGTTGA
- a CDS encoding CHASE2 domain-containing protein: MRGEGTAPPSERDIGPVDDLKLRTGAGAERHLRSPPVPRLKKLTSLRWLALLPIPALWCAAHFLGLLSFLEQRSLDWRFRFRGEIDAPVKVAYVDVDSKSITDIGNLPWDRALYAKVSETLLAEGKAKAVGIDFVFSERGIPELVNDERFRAGTLELFRLLHSRPPAPVVVAAAYAAAEDRDINGQPIMRSLPDADTPAEQVQAPERPQMRGAGNTIMHPPLMGLIDTIDGGTRRVPLFARTQDGVFQHMGVELARLYWDLPREAVVIEAERMTLVRGDGGVLAAVPLINGRDLEVNWFSRWDSPERNPRASFSHVLMAGQMLGAENAEEREVAREFFKRFEGAVVLIGPVDPLLQDIAATPLDPQPVPRVGIHGNLVKTIVSGKYLHRIGGAGVVAIVLALTAAVCALVLATGRRGGWRKAGAVVLLAGYVAVAFVVFARTHWVLPLVAPVGAAFTTSFAALIWQLIVEEKQRGRIKGMFGTYVSPELVNRMVESGEEPKLGGVEARITAYFSDIEGFSSFAEKLPPDQLVELMNEYLTACTDIVTAQGGTLDKYIGDAVVAMFGAPVEFADHAYRACVASQLVQQRLDELRKKWMSAGSKWPVTVGHMHTRIGLNSGAAVVGNMGSLTRFNYTMMGDTVNLASRLESGARSYGAGTLVTEATKTAAELAGDRCVFRFLDRIVVKGRSEPVGIFEILGLKDLISATTRECAQHFAEGMEKYLKQDWDAAIAAFERAAKLEPRQLDEFTEINPSLLYVQRCGVMKLNPPGKDWDGVFVMKTK; this comes from the coding sequence ATGCGCGGTGAGGGCACCGCGCCTCCATCCGAGCGAGACATCGGTCCCGTAGACGATCTGAAACTACGGACTGGCGCAGGGGCGGAGCGGCACCTACGGTCGCCGCCTGTGCCCCGGCTTAAGAAGCTCACATCTCTTCGTTGGCTAGCGTTACTGCCGATTCCGGCGTTGTGGTGCGCGGCACATTTTTTGGGACTGCTGAGTTTTCTGGAGCAGCGCTCGCTGGACTGGCGTTTTCGTTTTCGCGGGGAGATCGATGCGCCGGTGAAGGTGGCGTACGTGGATGTGGATTCGAAATCGATCACGGATATCGGGAATCTGCCGTGGGACCGGGCGCTTTATGCGAAGGTTAGTGAGACTCTTTTAGCGGAGGGAAAAGCGAAGGCGGTGGGGATCGATTTTGTTTTTTCGGAGCGGGGGATTCCTGAGCTGGTGAATGATGAGCGGTTTCGGGCAGGCACGCTGGAATTGTTTCGTCTGCTGCATTCGCGGCCGCCGGCGCCGGTGGTTGTCGCGGCGGCGTACGCGGCGGCGGAGGATCGCGACATCAATGGCCAGCCGATCATGCGGTCGCTGCCGGATGCGGATACACCGGCTGAACAGGTGCAGGCGCCGGAGCGGCCGCAGATGCGCGGAGCAGGTAATACGATCATGCATCCGCCGTTGATGGGGTTGATCGATACGATTGATGGCGGGACGCGGCGAGTTCCGCTGTTCGCGCGGACGCAGGACGGAGTTTTCCAGCACATGGGCGTGGAGCTGGCGCGGCTTTACTGGGATCTGCCGCGTGAAGCGGTGGTGATTGAGGCGGAACGCATGACGCTGGTGCGTGGCGATGGCGGCGTGCTGGCGGCGGTGCCGCTGATAAATGGGCGCGATCTGGAGGTGAACTGGTTTTCGAGGTGGGATTCGCCGGAGCGCAATCCGCGCGCGAGTTTTTCGCATGTACTGATGGCGGGTCAGATGCTCGGTGCGGAGAACGCGGAAGAGCGCGAAGTGGCGCGGGAGTTTTTCAAGCGGTTCGAGGGAGCGGTGGTGCTGATCGGGCCGGTGGATCCGTTGTTGCAGGACATCGCGGCGACGCCTCTCGATCCACAGCCGGTGCCACGCGTGGGCATTCACGGTAACCTGGTTAAAACGATCGTATCGGGAAAATACCTTCACCGGATAGGAGGCGCGGGGGTGGTGGCTATCGTACTCGCGTTGACGGCGGCGGTTTGCGCGCTGGTGCTGGCGACAGGACGGCGGGGCGGGTGGCGCAAGGCGGGCGCGGTGGTGTTGCTCGCGGGTTATGTGGCGGTGGCGTTTGTGGTGTTTGCGCGGACGCACTGGGTGCTGCCACTGGTGGCGCCGGTGGGCGCGGCGTTCACGACGAGTTTTGCGGCGCTGATCTGGCAGTTGATCGTGGAAGAAAAGCAGCGCGGACGGATCAAGGGCATGTTCGGTACATATGTGTCGCCTGAGCTGGTGAACCGGATGGTGGAGTCGGGCGAGGAGCCGAAACTGGGCGGTGTCGAGGCGCGGATCACGGCGTACTTTTCAGACATCGAGGGGTTCTCGTCGTTTGCCGAAAAACTGCCGCCTGATCAGCTCGTGGAGTTAATGAATGAATATCTGACGGCGTGCACGGACATCGTGACGGCGCAAGGCGGGACGCTGGACAAGTATATCGGAGACGCGGTGGTCGCGATGTTCGGGGCGCCGGTGGAGTTTGCCGATCACGCTTATCGCGCGTGCGTGGCGTCGCAGCTGGTGCAGCAGCGGCTGGATGAGCTGCGGAAAAAGTGGATGTCGGCGGGGTCGAAATGGCCGGTAACGGTGGGGCACATGCACACGCGTATCGGTTTGAACAGCGGGGCGGCTGTGGTGGGCAACATGGGGTCGCTGACGCGGTTCAATTACACGATGATGGGAGATACGGTGAATCTGGCCTCACGCCTGGAGAGCGGCGCGCGTAGTTATGGCGCGGGCACGCTGGTCACGGAGGCGACGAAGACGGCGGCGGAGCTGGCGGGGGACCGGTGTGTGTTTCGGTTTCTCGATCGCATCGTGGTGAAGGGGCGGTCTGAGCCGGTGGGGATTTTCGAGATCCTCGGATTAAAGGATCTGATTTCGGCGACGACGAGGGAGTGCGCGCAGCATTTTGCCGAGGGAATGGAGAAGTATTTGAAGCAGGATTGGGACGCGGCGATCGCGGCGTTCGAGCGGGCTGCGAAGTTGGAGCCGCGGCAGCTGGATGAGTTTACAGAGATCAATCCGTCGCTGTTGTACGTGCAGCGGTGTGGAGTGATGAAGTTGAATCCGCCGGGCAAAGATTGGGATGGGGTGTTTGTGATGAAGACGAAGTGA